TTTCAGTCGGGAGTAAAAACGGCTTTAGCGAGTTTATGGTATGTCAGCGACACAGGAACTTTAGCCTTAATGAGTGAGTTTTATCAACAGTTAAAAACCACTTCTACCAAAGCACAAGCTTTACAACAAACTCAAATTCAGATGTTAAAAGGTGATGTCCGTTTACAACAGGGAGAATTATTATTATCACGCGGTGAAATTTCTTTACCCCCGGAAATTGCATCAGAGGGAACCGATAATCTTTCCCATCCTTATTATTGGGGAGCATTTACATTAATTGGCAGTCCTTGGTAGGGTTAAGAGGAAACAATATAAAGCGGAATTATGCCTCAAACGGTTTGGATAGCACGACATGGTAATCGGATTGATTTTGTCAATCCCGCTTGGTTTAATACCGCAGAACGACGTTATGACCCCCATTTATCCGATGATGGTGAAATTCAAGCCAAACAATTAGCAAATCGTTTAGTCGGGGAAGGAATTACTCAAATTATTGCTTCTCCGTTTTTAAGGACGGTACAAACGGCGAATGCTGTGGCTGAAAAGTTAGATTTATCGATTAAGTTAGATTGGGGATTAGGAGAATGGTTAAATCCTGACTGGATGAGTTGTCCTGAAACCTTACCCCTAGCAATTTTATCTCAAGAATTCCCCCGCATTGATTTATCCCATCCCGTCGGAGTCTTCCACTATCCTGAAACCTGGGAAGATTGTTTAAAACGCACCGCAGACACCGCTAAACGGCTAGTTAATACTTTTCCCCAGGATGATTTATTATTAGTTGGACATGGTGCTTCTGTATTAGGAACAGCACTCGCATTGATTCCTAGTTTAAAGGAAACGGAGATAAAACCTTCGTTATGTTGTTTATTCAAATTGGTTCAAAATGGAGAGAAATGGATACTAGAACTCAACGATGATACCGAGCATCTTACCGAATCAGAAACGGTAATCTAACAGTTTTTAGTTCAAGTTGTAGGCAGATTTCTGCGTTTAATTTCCTCTGGAAATTCTGGGACTAACAAAGATTTACTTAATTCTCCTTGGCGATTGTAAAATTTCATTTTACCCTGGATATCGCAAACCCAAACTTCTTCTGCTCCTGCTGCGAAATACAAATCTTTTTTTTCCAACATTTCTTCTAATGTATTACTAGAAGATTTTACTTCTACGCAAATTTCTGGTGCAACTGAAGCTACTGTTTCCTCTAAAATAATATCGGCTATTTGATCGCTAGTCCAAACAACATCAGCAACTTTAACTCCGTCCGTTGTTTGAATTGCACATTCTGGAAATGCCAAACCCTTTTCTATTAGAGAACTCAACAAAGTTATAATTATACCTTGATAAGCTGAATGTTTAGGTTTGGCTGGACTCATGACAATTTGTCCCCATTTATTCAATTCAATTTTAAAGGGTAAGTCTTGCAACTGTTTATTTTCACAAACTTCTTGCCATTGCATAGCCAGCTACCTCAATTGCTTACGATAATTTTAACACTAAGGTTGGAGCGATCGCACTTTTTAACCCATGTTTAGTATCTAGTCCTTTCAAGCTGACTCTCCTGCACACTCAGAGATCGCCCCATCCATTTCTTCCAGAGAAACAGCTTTTCTACCTTCTTCATACAGCATCCCAGATAATTCTCTGACATCAATTTTACCGGGTTGTAAATAAACTTTGCCATCTGACCCGATCGCAAAATCAATTGAGTCGCCCGGTTGCAGTTTGAGTCATTGTATAATTTCTAAAGGAATCGCAACTTGTCCAGAATTAGTTAATTTTGTTATTGTCATTTTTACTCACAATATTGTAAAAACTGTTCAGGAAATAGAATCAATTCTCCTGATTTAAACTGTTCTAGGGGAACCCATAAGGCTTTTTTCGTGCGTTTTTTCTCCAGAAATTCTAGTTCTTCAAGTTGGTAAAATTTAAGATCAACAAAATCACATTTATAGAGTTGAATTAACTCATGGTAACTTTTTTTGTCGTAAATAAAAATATTCTCTAAACAGCCTAAATAGTGAATATTTGTTAATTCCGCTTGAATCTCTTCTTGAAATTCTCGTTTTAAGGCATCAATGCTCAATTCTCCAAAGTCAACGCCTCCTCCTAATGCGCGATAGAAAGTTTGTTTTTTAATTTTATCATAACCTTGGGAAACAAAAATGCGATCGCTATTTTGAATTAATCCTAATGCTAACACTCGAATTTTACTGGGTTTAGACATAACTAAAATCAGGATAGTATAGAGAGACAGAGAGACGCGCCATAGCACGTCTCTACTACTAATTATAATCGCCTACACTGGATTGATAAACATCTTTTTCAATCGGCCAATCCTCATTTTCACCGCCAAAAATTATTTTTTCAATGATCACATATTCTTGACTCAATTGACGAAAAGCATTGATTAAAACATCGAGAGCAAAAGCATCACTGGTTCCCAAATCAAACCAACACCGCGCCCAGACTCCCTCATATTCGATTTCTCCCATATTGTGCATCAATGCCATCATACTATTATCAACAATTGCATCATCATAGGTTAAATAATTTAAGTCAATTCCTGTGTCCTGAACCTGTAGATTTTCGGCGTTAAACCCTCCCATTTTTCCTAATAAAAACCAAGAATCAAACACTTCCTCAATATAATCCCGTTCACTCCGCGAGGGAACCGTTTGAAATTGTAGCCAAATCCAAATATCAAAAGGATTACATTCTCTAAACAAAACTTCCATAATAATAAACAGTTATAAGGGTGGTAATTGATTGGCAGTTGGCCCCCAAAGACCATTAGCATCTTTAATTGTATCGCGCAACGGATCACAGGGTCGTCCTTGATTATCAATGCGGTTTAAATTTTTGCATTGTTCATAAAAGATTTGAGCAACTAACCGCTTAGGAAGTTGATTAGATTGACCTAAAGATTGAGTAAAATATTGTTGGGCTTCCTGTAACTGAGAAGGAATTGTATTTTGATTTTCTGCTTTGAGTTTTTTCCCTTGTTCTGCTAAAATTTGCGCTTTCAAATATAACACTTCTGGATGATTGGGCGCTTCAGATAGGGCTTTGTCTGTATAACTCAATGCTTGCTCATATTCCCCTAAGTTTTGATAGCCAATAGCAATTCCTCGATAGGCTAAATAACTCGGTTTAGCTTGTTGTTCAAGTTTTTTTATCGCTTTTTGAGAGTCAGAAAAGGGAAGATTTAAGGATAATAATAAATCCATATAGCCTTGAATTAAATTTAATTCGGGATCTTGAGGATTAATTTTTTCAGCAACATTTAAGGATTTTAATACCTCTTGGAGTTGATTTAACGCTTTAGGAGCGCCTTTGAATGTGCCTTCAGTTACGATGGTATGACCTCCTTGTAAAAACAAACCCACCGCAATATAAAGATTACCGCGTAAAGGGTCTTTTGTACTTAATAATTTAGCGGATTCTAAGGTTTTATCGCTATAGATTTTTAACGAATTAAAATCCTGATCTTGGTAAGCTAAAGAAGCTAAAAGAGCATAAGCTAAGGGTTCATTTGGTTCTTGTAATTTAGCTTTTTCTAAATATTGTTGAGATTCTTTATAATTTCCTCGCTCAAACATGGCTCTAAATGCAGTTTCTGTTTGATTTCCAATCGGGCGAGGATCATCTTTGCGGAAGGGATCAGCAGCTAAACTGAGATTAACCCCTAAATTCAATACCATCAAACCTGCACTGATTCCTAGAAAAAGCCCTTTCAGGATTGGGCGAAATTTCGGACTTTTACGCCGAGAATAAATGATCATTGTTTTCCTCCTCTTGTTAAAGTCAAAACTGAACCCGTAACAACAGCCAAATTAAGGCTATCGTTTGTTCCGATCTCTATAAATATTAATTTTTTTCTCGCCTTTCCGCAAGGGTAAACCCGGATGTTTTTGAGAAAATGGGTAAAAATAAACGGCTGATTGTGCTATAATCTAAGCTAAGGGAATTGGGCATTGAACCGTTCCTCTTGCTTAATTTTTTCGGCTGAACTTCTCATTTTATTTGTGTTTTTTTGTGATGCTTTATATCAAAAACTTAGTTTATCATCCTGCCGCTAGCGACAACCCAATTTTAACTCAGATTAACTTAGAACTGGCACCGCAGCAAATGGGACTGATTATTGGGCCTAGTGGTTCGGGGAAAAGTACATTACTAGAAATTTTAGCGGGTTTAGCTGAAAAAACGAAGGGCAATATTTGTTGGCGACAGCAAGAATTAACTTCAGAACACTTACAACAGCTTGTAGGTTTAGTCTTTCAATTCCCAGAACGACATTTTTGTGGCGGAACAATTTTAGACGAGTTACGTCTCGGTCATCCAGAATTAGGTTCAGACCAGGTTCATCAAGCTTTAGATGAAGTAGGACTCAGCCATTTATCCTTACAGGCGGCTCCTCATTCCCTCAGTGGCGGACAGCAACGACGTCTAGCATTAGCGGTACAATTAATTCGCCAACCGCATATTTTAATGTTAGATGAACCCACCGCAGGTTTAGACTGGTCAATGCGACAACAATTAATTAATTTGTTAGGTAAATTAAAAAAACATTGGACATTATTAGTTGTTACCCATGATGCTAGAGAACTGTTTAGTCTAGCAGATCGGTGTTGGTCTTTGAAACACGGTGATTTAACTTCTCTTGATTTGAAAACAATGGCAATGGAAAATCAACAAAAAATGGTGGCTTTTCCGAAAGTTTAACTCTGGGTAAATTAACTCTGGGTAAATGATCGCAACCGCCCCGGCTGTTAGGACAAAGATTGATCCTCAAACCAAGGGGGATGAAATATGAATCCTCCGGTGTTCCCTGTTCCCTGTTCCCTGTTCCCTGTTATATGAATGAAATTCCCTTTCCTCAATTGCCCGAAATGACTGCAATTTGGCAGGATACTTTAGATTGGCAACCTACTCCTGAACAACAGAATTTATTTCAAGGTTTATATCAGTTAATTGTTGAGTTTAATCAACAACTTAACTTAACTCGTTTAACTGATCCTGATGAATTTTGGGAAAAACATTTATGGGATTCCTTGCGAGGAATTTCACCCTTATTATCAGGAAAAATTTCCATCCCTCCCGGTGAAAAATTTATTGATATTGGCACCGGAGGGGGTTTCCCCGGAATTCCGGTGGCGATAGCTTTACCGAATTGTTCCGTTACTTTATTAGATTCAACCCGCAAAAAAATTACCGCTTTAACAAGTATTTTAGAGCAATTAAACATCAAAAATACTATTCCTTGGGTGGGCAGAGCAGAAGCTCTCGGTCAACACCCTAGACAGCGAGAATCCTATCAGTTTGCTCTGTTAAGAGCCGTTGCTCCTCTATCAGTTTGTGCAGAATATTCACTGCCTTTATTAACCATTGGCGGGTTAGCGATTCTCTATCGAGGTCACTGGACAACAGAAGAGGAAAAACAGTTAACATCGGCGGTGAAACAATTGGGAGGAGTGATAGAATCAGTCGATGCTTTTACCACCCCTTTAACCCAAAGTATTCGCCACTGTGTATCGATTAAAAAAGTAAAATATACTCCTAAACAATATCCGCGAAGTGTTGGAGTTCCAGGTCAAAAACCCTTGTAGTAGTAAGCCCTTCAGGGCTAAGAGAGTCCTAAAGGACTCACTACGAAACTTGTATTAAGCCCTTTAGCGCTAAGAGAGTCCTAAAGGACTCACTACGAAATGGAAAATTTTTATTTTTCAAGATTTAATTCACCCAGATTAGGTTAAATTTTATAAGAGATTCGATATTACCGATCCTATTTTGAAATTAATTCAATAAATTTCAGTTCGCTTATACTATGCTTAAACTACTGAGATATATTAGTGTTTTTCTAATTACCGTCTGTTTGCTATTTGCTTGTCATACTTCAGCACCGACCCAATTAAAACGCCCTCCTTTGAAAGTGGAATTTACATCTTTTGTTGGGGAGCATTCAGGCATCATTGCTCAAGAAAAAGGATTCTTCAAAGCCCAAGGGGTAGATGTAGAATTAATTTATAAACAATACATCCAATTGGAAATAGCAAATTTCAGTGCGGGTAAGTATGATGGCATGGTAGTGACCTTGGGAAGTTTTATCAACTTGAGTGCCACAAATCCAGATATACAAGCTGTGGTGGTTATAAATGAATCAACAGGAGCAGATGTGGTAGTCGCCCAACCACAAATTAAAACCGTCGCTGACTTGAAAGGGAAAAAGTTGGGTGCAAATATAGGCGGTTTTAGCGAAGTTTTCGTGACTGAAATGTTGAAAACTGCCAAGTTAAGCAGCGATGATGTGAACTTGGTTAAAGTAGAAGCTTCAGAAATTCCTCAACGCCTAAAAAATAATGCCATTCAAGCCGGACACACTTGGGAACCCCATCTTTCTGAAGCGATTAAATTAGGGGGACATATCCTATTTACCAGCCAACAAACCCCCGGCTTGATTTTAGATATGATTGTCTTTCGTGGTGAGACAATCCGCGATCGCCCCGAAGACGTTCGGGCATTTGTCAGAGGATGGCTAGAAGCCTCTGCTTACTGGCAAGCAAATGTTCAGGAAGGAAATGCTATCATTAGTAAAGCGTTAAAAATTCCTCTTAATACAATTTCTCTGGAGGGAGTAAACCTAACTAATTTAGATGAAAATCAAAAATTCTTTCAATCTAGCAACCCGAACTCCATTTACAAAAATGCCAAGGTATATGCAGACTTTTTTATTCGCTCTGGAAACATGACGCGCATTCCTGAGCTAAAAAGTTTGTTCAATTCTTCTTTCTTAAACCCTCCCTCCTAGTTTAAGAGGATGTTTGAAAAGTTTTGTTGTTGGTAGCAAAACGGTTTAGATCCCCCTAAATTTTCCTTAAAAAGATCCCCCTAAATTCCCCTTAAAAAGATCCCCCTAAATTCCCCTTAAAAAGGGGGACTTTGATTCAGTTTCCCCCCTTGAAAAGGGGGGCTAGGGGGGATCGTTCCCTGCTTTTTAAAGGGGACTAGGGGGGATCAACAGGTACTTAAAAACACAGCAAATCACTTTGAAAACATCCTCTAAAGCCATGCAACACCCCCTTTTGGGCGGTATCCGTACAAAGTTGATCGCTTCTTTTCTGATTGTTGCTTTGATTCCTTTGCTATTATTGGCATTTCTTGACAAACAGACAACTGAAAAAGCCCTAACTGACAATGCAAAACAAGCCCTATCTGCGGCGGCTAACGAAACCACTAACAGAATAGATGCCTTTATTGATGGAAATCTCAATGCCGTGCGCGTAGAGGCACTTTTACCCGGTTTGGCACGCTACCTCAGCCTAACTCCAAAACAGCGAAATAACAGCCCCGAAATGCAATTGGCGACAGAAACATTAATCCGTCTCAGTCGCAAAGATATGGTCAATATTCTCTCATACTCTTTGCTCGACTTAAACGGAAAAAATGTATTGGATACAGATACATCAGATATTGGCAAAGATGAATCGGGTCAAGATTACTTTAAAAAACCACTACAAACGGGGTTATCTTTTGTTTCTAGCATGAAGCGATCGCCGACAATTCCTGACCTGGTAACGCTCTTTTTTAGCAGTCCGGTTCGCAATGCCAATGGAGATATATTGGGTGTCTTGCGTGTTTCCTACAATGCTACTGTTATCCAGCAGTTAGTCACTCGACAAACTGAACGGGCTGGGGCAAAATCTTTTGCTATTCTGTTAGATGAAAATAATATTTATTTGGCACATAGCACTGCACCAGAACTGCTTTTTAAATCAATTGTACCTTTGTCTGCCCCTGTTGTAACTCAACTGCAACGGGAAGGGCGTTTATCTAATTCTCCTGTCAAGGAATTGGCAACTAATGAGCCAAAACTTAAGCAAGCATTGGATCATAAACAGTCATATTTAATTGCATCTTTGGCAGCAACAGATAATCAAGTTAATCTGATTGCGATCGCTCGTTTGCAATATAAACCTTGGTCTGTGTTGTTCGCCCAGCCCCTTGCTGTTGCCCTAGTGCCCGTAGAAAAGCAAATTCGTGATGCAATGTTTCTATTAGCATTGATCGCCTCAGTAGTGACAATCATCGCTTTTGCTACTGGGCAACTGCTAACAAAGCCAATAATTTACCTTACCAATATAGTTTCCAATTTTAGCGCAGGTAACTTAGATATCCGCGCCAAAATTAGCTCAAAAGACGAAATAGGTCAACTGGCAAAATCGTTTAACAATATGGCACTTCAGTTACAAACATCTTTTGAAACCTTAGAACATCGAGTAGAAGAACGCACAGCAGAGTTAGTTATTGCTAAGGAAAAAGCTGAAGTTGCCAATCAAGCTAAAAGTATTTTTATTGCTAATATGAGTCACGAATTGCGATCGCCTTTGAATGCTATTTTAGGCTTTTCTCAATTGATGGTCAGAAGCTCTAATCTTCCCTCTGAACAATATGAAAATGCCGGAATTATTTATCGTAGTGGTGATTATCTATTAACTTTAATTAATAATGTTTTGGATTTATCTAAAATTGAAGCCGGAAAAACGACATTAAATCCGACTAATTTTGATTTGTATCAGTTATTAGATGATTTAGAAAATATGCTAGATTTACAAGCCAGTAATGCCGGATTAAAATTAATCTTTGAACAAAGTGAAACCCTTCCTCGCTATATTTGCACCGATGAAGTTAAATTGCGTCAGGTGTTAATTAATTTACTCAGTAATGCCATTAAGTTTACTTCTCAAGGGGGTATTACTTTAACAGTTTTTCAGGACGAAGAAGACTCAACGGACGTTATTAGCTTAAATTTTAAAATCTGTGATACAGGAGTGGGAATTTCCCAGGCGGAATTACCCAAACTCTTTGAAGCCTTTAGCCAAGCCCAAGCCGGGAAAGAAAAGCAAGAAGGGACGGGTTTAGGATTAGCCATTAGTCGGAAATTTGTCCAATTAATGGGGGGAGATATTTCTGTTGAAAGTCAACTCGGACAAGGCACAACTTTCTATTTTTCAATTCAGGCAAAACCCGGTCAAAATATTAATACTAAACTCTCAGGAACTCAACAAAAAGTATTAGGATTAATACCGGGTCAGCCGACCTATAAAATTCTAACTGTTGATGATAAAGAAATTAATTGTAAATTATTAATTAAACTTTTAGAACCCTTGGGATTTGAGGTAAAAAAAGCGAGTAATGGATTAGAAGCGATCGCCATTTGGGATGAATGGGAACCTCATTTAATTTGGATGGATATGCGAATGCCAATTATGGATGGTTATGAAGCTACAAAACAGATTAAATTGACGACAAAAGGCAATGCGACTGCAATTATTGCTTTAACAGCGAGTGTATTAGAAGAAGAAAAAGCGATTGTGCTTTCAGCAGGATGTGATGATTTTATTAGAAAACCCTTTACAGAACAGAGTATTTTTGAGATGCTTGCTAAACATTTAGGTGTACAATATATCTATGAAGAAACACAACCCATCTTAAATCCTGTCTTACCAGATGAGCTAACCTCCGATGCGTTAACAGTAATGTCTCAGGACTGGATTTCTCAACTCTATAAAGCAGCACTTGAAGCCGATGTCCAAGTTGTGATGGAATTAATCACCCAAATTCCCGATACCCAGATTTTTCTGATACAATCCTTAACACAACTGGCGCGTAAATTTCAATTTGAGCAAATTGTTGAATTAATTGAACCCCTGAGTAATTATGAATCCTGACCTTTCACCTGCAACTAAAGGGAATATCCTCCTAGTCGATGATCTTCCTGAAAATCTGCAACTCTTAAGTGATTTGCTGATTAAACTCGGCTATACCGTTCGCAGTGTCACCAGTGGGCGAATGGCGCTCAAAACCGTGAAGGTGAAACGACCGGATGTGATTTTTTTAGATGTTAAAATGCCTGAAATGGATGGCTATCAAGTCTGTCAAACCATCAAAGCAGATCAAGAATTCCGCAATATTCCGATTATTTTCATTAGTGCTTTAAATGATGTTTTTGATAAAGTCAAAGCCTTTGAATCGGGGGGTGTAGACTATATCACCAAACCCTTTCAAGTGGAAGAAGTGGTAGCACGTTTGGAAAGTCAATTAACAATTAAACGACAGCAACGGCTTCTCGAAGAAGAAATTATTAAGCGTAAGGAAGCCGAGGAGGTATTGTATCAATCGCGGGCGTTACTATCGAGTATTTTAAATAGTTCCCTTGATGGTATTGCTGCTATGCAAGCTGTGCGGGAACCTTCAAGCGGAGAGATTCGAGATTTTCGGTGCTTAGTTGTTAATCCGATACTAGCGAAAGCCTTTGAACGCACTCGTGAAGATATGATTGGCAAATTAATTATAAAAAAACTCCTCAACCGAGTTCAACCCGAACTATTTTATCGTTTTGTTAGAACTGTTGAAACGGGTGAATCTTTAGAACAAGATATTTATTATCCCTCAATAGAACCTCGCTGGTATCACTTCGTTGCGGTCAAGTTAGGGGATGGTTTTGCAATTACAATTCGTGATATTACAGCCCGGAAAAAAACAGAACTAGCCCTCCAAGATGCCAATCAACAATTACAACAACTGGCAAATCTGGATGGTTTAACAAAAGTAGCTAACCGTCGTTGTTTTGATGCGCGTTTACAACAAGAATGGCAGGCTTTGATCAGACAACAACGACCCCTGACCTTGATTATGTTCGATCTCGATGGGTTCAAAGCTTATAACGACTACTACGGCCATCTAGCGGGGGATGATTGCCTATTCCGGGTTGCACAAGCGGTTTATCAATCGACTCGCCACCTCGATCTCCGGCGTCCCATTGACCTTGTGGCTCGTTACGGAGGCGAGGAATTTGTTGTCCTGCTATCGAAGACCAATTTAGAAGCCGGAGTTCAGGTAGCACAACGTATTCAGCAAGCTATTTATCGTTTGGCAATTCCCCATATCAAATCGGAAGTTAAAGAAATGGTGACGGTTAGTTTAGGAATTGCTTCGATGATTCCAACTTTAGAGGTTCAGTCAGATCAATTAATAGAACTTGCAGATCAAGCGTTGTACAGTGCTAAAAAACAAGGGCGTGATTGTTATTGTATCAAAAATTAAGGCTGTTCACGACTGATTAAAAACTGTTCCCTGCTATTATTTGATTAATTTATCTTGCAGTTTGGTTTCGGGCATAATTGACAATTGAGCCTGAATAACAGATAATAAATAGTAAACAATTAAGAATATTACTATGCTGGCTAAGTTGACTACTGAAAATCAGCTTACTCTACCTAAAAGTATAACTCAAGCCATCGGGGAGGCTGAATATTTTGAAGTTAAGGTAGAAGGTGGACAAATTATTTTGACTCCAGTAAAAATTCAGGGGGCTGATGCTGTACGGGCTAAATTAGCGACTTTGAATCTGAATGAACAGGATATTAATGATGCTGTCGAGTGGGCGCGTTAGTGATGATTGAGTGTCCACGAGTGGTAATTGATACAAATTTAGTTTTGTCAGCCTTAGTATTTGGGGGCAAATTATCCAGATTGCGCTTTGCGTGGCAGGATAATCGCTTTATTCCTTTAGCGTCTCAAGTTACGATTGCGGAGTTAGTTAGGGTGCTGACTTACCCAAAGTTTAAACTCACAAACTCGGAGCAGGAAGATTTATTGTCAGACTATTTGCCGTTTTGTGACACTGTATTGATGCCCGATACTTTGCCTGTAGTTCCTGAATGTCGAGATCCGTTTGATATCCCTTTTTTGCTGTTAGCTGTTGTTGGTGAAGCTGATTATTTGGTGACAGGTGATAATGATTTACTCTGCCTTGCAAATAATTTTTCTTGTCCGGTTTTAACAGTTGATAAGTTTTTAACGGTTATCAATTATCAATGACGTTAATTTTGCTTGTTACAACATCATTGTTTCGCTGTTCCATAACTTTCTAAAAACTATTGCCTATTCCCGATAAAGTTTCCAAAAAATATCATACATTTCCTTAGCTAATTTTTTAGGATTCCATAACGGAGCTAAAGAGTTAGGGTTTTGAGATTGAATTAAATGGGATTTAATTTGAGCGCGTAAATTCGCATCCAAACCTAATCTAATCCCTAATTCTGTATATTCTTCCCAACTCCAAGCAACACCGATCTCTAAATTTACGGCTTTTAAAAACGAATAACCCATGCGGGAAAGATACTGTTCACCAGCATGAGTAACTATCGGTAAATTGGCAGATAACGCTTCTAAATTATGGGTTCCTCCATTATAGGGATAGGAATCTAATAACGCATCAGCCACATAATAAATAGCTCGATGTTCTTCTTCTGTTCGAGTTAACCCAATAAACATCACCCGACTTTTATCAATATCCTGTTCTGCACAAACTTGTTGATACATTTCTCGAATTAATTGATTATCCCCTTGACCTTTGCGAAGTAGCACACTATTAGGAACACCCTTCAGAATTTTAACTTGAGCTTGAATCATCTCCAGATTAGTTTTTCGTCCGGGTGCAACACATAAATACACGATTTGATCGAGTTGAATATTCAAACTATTTCTAACTGCATTTCGATCCACCGGACGACTTTTAAAAGGTTCTAAAGCCACGGAAGTATGCGGTAAACGGATTAACTGCTCTAGGTAATGTTTTTCAATGCCTTGGGGATGGGTATATTGATCACAGAAGAAATAGTTATCTGGGGAAATATAGGGAGCATCAAACCCTAACCAAGACACACAAACTGGGGCAGGTCTACGATATAAAATCTGGACATTTGTAGGAACAGTCATAGAGTCTAAATCCACTAAAATATCTAACTGATCTTTGAGGATTTCTGCTGATAATTCCTCCGCCGAAGCAAAGCCATTAGGATAGGCTTTTGGCCAATAAAATCGAGTTGCTATTTGTTCAAATCGTTGAGTAACTTCATCCGCAGGTAACTGTCCGGTAACATAAATATAAATCTCAGGAGAAATTAGGGATAATTCTCGAATTAATGTTTCACTACACCATCCCACAGAATGACGACGGAAGTGTTTAGAAATAAAGCCAATTCTCAGGGATTTAGAGGCAGTTTTGGAAGGCACAGAAGCATACTGAGGGGATAAAACATCACTAAAGCGATGTTTAGCATATTGTTGAGCAATCAATCGATAAAATTGAGCATTGGCTTCTAAAGCATCCCGAAGATGAGACAGGGTAAACAGGAGAATTTCATACAGAATAATCACTTCCCCGATGCCCAATTGATCGGGATATTGATAACAGATTTTTTCTAATTCTATAAGTTTTTCTAAAGCGGGTTGACAAGCCCCAGATTGACTATAGGCAAAAATATAGGAAATAGCCGATAACACCGGAACTTTATCCCCACATTTTTGACAATATAAATCCGACATTTCCCGCGCTTTTGCTAAATTTGTGGAATGACTGAGTAAATCACATAACTGTTGATAGGCTTCTGTAAAATCGGGTTTAAGTTCAATAGCTTTCTCTAAATTAATAATCGCTTCTGCGGGTTGATCATGTTTGCGAATATGGGCTAATCGACAATGAATTTCTGCCCAATTCGGTTTAATAGCTAAGGCTTGTTCAAAGTTTTGAATTGCGGCGGTGACATTGCCAATTCGAGCATAAAG
This DNA window, taken from Planktothrix serta PCC 8927, encodes the following:
- a CDS encoding histidine phosphatase family protein; amino-acid sequence: MPQTVWIARHGNRIDFVNPAWFNTAERRYDPHLSDDGEIQAKQLANRLVGEGITQIIASPFLRTVQTANAVAEKLDLSIKLDWGLGEWLNPDWMSCPETLPLAILSQEFPRIDLSHPVGVFHYPETWEDCLKRTADTAKRLVNTFPQDDLLLVGHGASVLGTALALIPSLKETEIKPSLCCLFKLVQNGEKWILELNDDTEHLTESETVI
- a CDS encoding Uma2 family endonuclease, whose product is MQWQEVCENKQLQDLPFKIELNKWGQIVMSPAKPKHSAYQGIIITLLSSLIEKGLAFPECAIQTTDGVKVADVVWTSDQIADIILEETVASVAPEICVEVKSSSNTLEEMLEKKDLYFAAGAEEVWVCDIQGKMKFYNRQGELSKSLLVPEFPEEIKRRNLPTT
- a CDS encoding NUDIX hydrolase produces the protein MSKPSKIRVLALGLIQNSDRIFVSQGYDKIKKQTFYRALGGGVDFGELSIDALKREFQEEIQAELTNIHYLGCLENIFIYDKKSYHELIQLYKCDFVDLKFYQLEELEFLEKKRTKKALWVPLEQFKSGELILFPEQFLQYCE
- a CDS encoding DUF3531 family protein encodes the protein MEVLFRECNPFDIWIWLQFQTVPSRSERDYIEEVFDSWFLLGKMGGFNAENLQVQDTGIDLNYLTYDDAIVDNSMMALMHNMGEIEYEGVWARCWFDLGTSDAFALDVLINAFRQLSQEYVIIEKIIFGGENEDWPIEKDVYQSSVGDYN
- a CDS encoding Sll0314/Alr1548 family TPR repeat-containing protein; protein product: MIIYSRRKSPKFRPILKGLFLGISAGLMVLNLGVNLSLAADPFRKDDPRPIGNQTETAFRAMFERGNYKESQQYLEKAKLQEPNEPLAYALLASLAYQDQDFNSLKIYSDKTLESAKLLSTKDPLRGNLYIAVGLFLQGGHTIVTEGTFKGAPKALNQLQEVLKSLNVAEKINPQDPELNLIQGYMDLLLSLNLPFSDSQKAIKKLEQQAKPSYLAYRGIAIGYQNLGEYEQALSYTDKALSEAPNHPEVLYLKAQILAEQGKKLKAENQNTIPSQLQEAQQYFTQSLGQSNQLPKRLVAQIFYEQCKNLNRIDNQGRPCDPLRDTIKDANGLWGPTANQLPPL
- a CDS encoding ABC transporter ATP-binding protein, which translates into the protein MLYIKNLVYHPAASDNPILTQINLELAPQQMGLIIGPSGSGKSTLLEILAGLAEKTKGNICWRQQELTSEHLQQLVGLVFQFPERHFCGGTILDELRLGHPELGSDQVHQALDEVGLSHLSLQAAPHSLSGGQQRRLALAVQLIRQPHILMLDEPTAGLDWSMRQQLINLLGKLKKHWTLLVVTHDARELFSLADRCWSLKHGDLTSLDLKTMAMENQQKMVAFPKV
- the rsmG gene encoding 16S rRNA (guanine(527)-N(7))-methyltransferase RsmG, with product MNEIPFPQLPEMTAIWQDTLDWQPTPEQQNLFQGLYQLIVEFNQQLNLTRLTDPDEFWEKHLWDSLRGISPLLSGKISIPPGEKFIDIGTGGGFPGIPVAIALPNCSVTLLDSTRKKITALTSILEQLNIKNTIPWVGRAEALGQHPRQRESYQFALLRAVAPLSVCAEYSLPLLTIGGLAILYRGHWTTEEEKQLTSAVKQLGGVIESVDAFTTPLTQSIRHCVSIKKVKYTPKQYPRSVGVPGQKPL
- a CDS encoding ABC transporter substrate-binding protein, with product MLKLLRYISVFLITVCLLFACHTSAPTQLKRPPLKVEFTSFVGEHSGIIAQEKGFFKAQGVDVELIYKQYIQLEIANFSAGKYDGMVVTLGSFINLSATNPDIQAVVVINESTGADVVVAQPQIKTVADLKGKKLGANIGGFSEVFVTEMLKTAKLSSDDVNLVKVEASEIPQRLKNNAIQAGHTWEPHLSEAIKLGGHILFTSQQTPGLILDMIVFRGETIRDRPEDVRAFVRGWLEASAYWQANVQEGNAIISKALKIPLNTISLEGVNLTNLDENQKFFQSSNPNSIYKNAKVYADFFIRSGNMTRIPELKSLFNSSFLNPPS